In Microcoleus sp. FACHB-672, one DNA window encodes the following:
- the aguB gene encoding N-carbamoylputrescine amidase, translated as MTQNTTVAAIQTAFSEDKSSNITRISHLVREAAGKGAQIILPPELFEGHYFCREEREQFFNNAHPLEGHPTIAHFQQLAEELNVVVPVSFFEKTGPAYYNSVAIIDAGGSVLGVYRKSHIPDGPGYEEKFYFRPGNTGFRVWATRFGRLGVGICWDQWFPECARSMVLMGAELLLYPTAIGNEPQDLTLDTKDPWQRVMIGHAVANTVPVVAANRVGCEGGQTFYGHSFIANHRGDKVAELGRVDEGIIYATFNLAELALSRASFGLFRDRRPELYSTLTTADGTT; from the coding sequence ATGACCCAAAATACGACCGTTGCAGCCATCCAAACAGCCTTTTCTGAAGACAAATCCAGCAATATCACCCGGATCAGTCATCTCGTGCGGGAGGCAGCCGGCAAAGGTGCCCAAATAATTTTGCCCCCGGAACTGTTTGAGGGACATTACTTTTGCCGAGAGGAACGAGAGCAATTCTTTAACAACGCTCATCCCCTAGAGGGACATCCCACGATTGCCCACTTTCAGCAGTTAGCTGAGGAATTAAACGTCGTTGTGCCGGTGTCCTTTTTTGAAAAAACCGGCCCGGCTTACTACAACAGTGTGGCGATCATCGATGCCGGTGGCTCAGTCTTGGGAGTTTACCGCAAAAGCCACATTCCCGACGGCCCAGGCTACGAAGAAAAATTTTACTTCCGCCCTGGAAATACCGGCTTCCGAGTCTGGGCAACTCGTTTTGGCCGGCTTGGCGTCGGCATTTGTTGGGATCAGTGGTTTCCAGAATGTGCTCGCTCAATGGTCCTCATGGGAGCCGAACTTTTACTTTATCCCACAGCCATTGGCAACGAACCCCAAGATTTAACCCTAGATACCAAAGATCCTTGGCAGCGAGTGATGATCGGCCATGCCGTCGCTAATACTGTGCCGGTTGTTGCAGCGAACCGTGTCGGGTGCGAAGGCGGACAAACTTTTTATGGTCATTCCTTTATCGCCAACCACCGGGGAGACAAAGTTGCAGAACTCGGACGGGTAGACGAAGGCATCATTTACGCCACATTTAACCTAGCCGAACTTGCCCTAAGCCGCGCCTCATTCGGCTTATTCCGTGATCGCCGGCCTGAACTTTATAGCACACTCACCACTGCCGACGGAACCACTTAA
- a CDS encoding WD40 repeat domain-containing protein → MRNHRQLLEIAEYLSIAGSAVGTVVAVASQQVVYAATPISLSLLLNLLNRRRLENLPAAGGTSEIIQVQRQLLGEVESVRRQLSAMPVQDAGADITVLRQLSEKITDLPTLQAQLTEINHRLDREKQNFEPVSADSNLEQQIEELRIGLIRAIEQIAHQQHEAQNGAPRQDFMRLFTQMETLQQQQIILKQTVAPIEGALTGFMGYLDAHSEQFNRRIGTFEVATERQVAELREVLTQMQQRLNEERQNLASIPARSESIDLRNIEAALAKLSEELAALPAQMPSQSSSLETFDYNLIQEEIAKLLQSQLDFNPIREEIAKLRIQYVDLQESVDNLAERLNGEKQLSSGRVAREAERKREPIIILPAPEEKPAEKRREVEPVQAVLVEPVSKPKSKIWRCIKTLTGHSSAVTCLAISAGGNQLATGSYKEIKLWNLKTGEELQTLAMQSEAMSVSALAFSPNAEIIASANADVEIWNLRTGQQIRTLETSCWALSVAISPDGKTLVSGGEDPVDETGSIQIWNLETGELLHDLGSDVIDSVAISPDSQILASAGLKGIDEDEIDEIDEAGLIQLRRLDTGKIIHTLTEPSGKVYSVAISSDGKVLASGSHNGTVKLWNLRTGELLRTLAGHSLPVHSVAISSDGKLLASGSSDQTVKLWNLQTGELLQTLTEHSEKVSAVAFSPDGQILVSCSSDMTIKVCRCD, encoded by the coding sequence ATGCGAAATCACCGTCAGTTGCTAGAAATTGCTGAATATCTCTCAATCGCTGGATCGGCGGTGGGAACTGTTGTTGCTGTGGCGTCACAGCAAGTCGTCTATGCAGCGACACCGATTTCGCTGTCGTTGTTGCTGAATCTGCTGAATCGCCGCCGGCTGGAGAATTTGCCGGCAGCCGGTGGCACAAGTGAGATTATCCAAGTACAGCGCCAACTTCTCGGCGAGGTGGAATCTGTGCGCCGGCAACTTTCAGCAATGCCGGTTCAGGATGCCGGTGCAGATATAACCGTGTTGAGGCAGCTATCCGAAAAAATTACGGATTTGCCAACCTTGCAAGCACAACTTACGGAGATTAACCATCGGCTCGATAGAGAGAAGCAAAATTTTGAGCCGGTGTCGGCTGACTCTAATTTAGAGCAGCAAATTGAGGAATTAAGAATTGGGTTAATTCGAGCCATTGAACAAATTGCTCATCAGCAGCATGAAGCTCAAAATGGAGCGCCAAGACAGGATTTCATGCGGCTATTTACCCAAATGGAAACGCTACAGCAGCAGCAAATTATTCTCAAGCAAACCGTCGCACCGATAGAAGGGGCACTGACAGGTTTTATGGGCTATTTAGATGCTCATAGCGAGCAATTTAACCGGCGAATAGGAACGTTTGAGGTTGCAACTGAAAGGCAGGTGGCAGAGTTAAGAGAAGTGCTGACACAGATGCAACAGCGACTCAATGAAGAGCGGCAAAACTTGGCGTCGATACCGGCTCGCTCAGAATCGATTGATTTGAGGAATATAGAAGCTGCGTTAGCCAAACTTTCAGAAGAACTCGCAGCGTTGCCGGCGCAAATGCCAAGCCAAAGCTCTTCACTTGAAACATTTGATTATAATTTAATTCAAGAAGAAATTGCGAAATTGCTGCAAAGCCAACTTGATTTTAATCCAATTCGAGAAGAAATTGCGAAATTGCGAATTCAGTATGTAGATTTGCAAGAATCTGTTGATAATTTAGCTGAGCGTCTAAATGGAGAAAAGCAGCTTAGCAGTGGCAGAGTAGCTAGAGAAGCGGAGAGAAAGAGAGAGCCAATTATTATTCTGCCGGCTCCAGAGGAGAAACCCGCTGAAAAAAGACGAGAAGTTGAGCCAGTGCAAGCTGTTCTTGTGGAGCCGGTATCAAAACCAAAATCGAAAATTTGGCGGTGTATCAAGACACTTACCGGACATTCAAGCGCTGTCACCTGCCTTGCCATCAGTGCCGGCGGCAACCAGCTAGCAACTGGAAGCTATAAAGAAATTAAACTTTGGAATTTAAAGACAGGTGAAGAACTTCAAACTCTGGCTATGCAGTCAGAAGCGATGTCAGTTTCCGCCCTGGCTTTTAGCCCAAATGCCGAGATCATTGCCTCCGCAAATGCCGATGTTGAGATATGGAACTTAAGAACCGGCCAACAAATTCGCACCCTAGAAACTTCATGCTGGGCTTTATCGGTTGCGATTAGTCCGGATGGTAAAACTCTCGTCAGTGGGGGTGAAGATCCCGTTGATGAAACAGGTTCAATTCAGATATGGAATTTGGAAACTGGAGAACTTCTCCACGATTTAGGCTCAGATGTGATTGATTCAGTTGCCATTAGTCCAGATAGTCAAATTTTAGCAAGTGCCGGCCTTAAGGGAATCGATGAAGATGAAATCGACGAAATCGACGAAGCCGGTTTAATTCAGTTGCGGCGTCTAGATACCGGCAAAATTATTCATACCCTAACTGAGCCTTCTGGAAAGGTTTATTCAGTGGCAATCAGTTCGGATGGAAAAGTGCTGGCGAGTGGCAGTCATAATGGAACTGTAAAGCTATGGAATTTGAGGACAGGAGAGTTATTGCGTACCCTTGCCGGTCATTCGCTGCCGGTTCATTCAGTTGCCATCAGTTCTGATGGAAAACTTCTGGCAAGTGGCAGTAGCGATCAAACCGTTAAATTGTGGAATTTGCAGACTGGAGAATTGCTGCAAACACTGACTGAACACTCCGAGAAAGTTTCTGCTGTAGCTTTCAGTCCGGATGGTCAAATTCTGGTAAGTTGCAGCAGTGACATGACGATTAAAGTGTGCCGGTGTGATTGA
- a CDS encoding N,N-dimethylformamidase beta subunit family domain-containing protein — protein MAVTETQQILNQLFATKSHGYIQMKSSRRTLLKAFLLGLAAPFLNRLPAHSQQSQDFANKDTATTTPAANPTAAENQKDGTKDWQLTNPARKREIEGYASLTSVNRGSQIKLFVNTKEPNYTIEIFRMGWYEGAGARRMSDPITQTGIRQPLPIEDKASGLIECNWNEPYILEIPNNPNDPTDWASGVYLAKLTADKSGKQSYIIFVVRDDKRKSDILFQSSVTTFQAYNNWGGKSLYRWNSKSKQAYKVSFNRPYAVSPNPAAAYGVGAGEFLTNIQPYRRVSSAGWEYNMVRWLEREGYDVTYATNIDTHFNSRLLPAHKVFLSVGHDEYWSWEMRQNVESARDKGVSLGFFSSNTCFWQIRFEPSRITRDLNRTIVGYKEMIAKDPFIRNGDPKTNVRATTLWRYQPVNRPEDAFIGVMYETFQVDADLVIDNAPEWLLAGTNLNKGDRLPGLLGYEVDRMFGNAPKNTIRLCHSPYSHENGTRYADMTAYTTDSGALVFATGSMQWSWGLDDYNAPDLRSSRLTPAAEQMTRNVLAQMQVKTQT, from the coding sequence GTGGCAGTAACTGAAACTCAACAAATATTGAACCAGTTATTTGCTACAAAAAGTCATGGTTATATTCAGATGAAATCTAGCCGCAGAACACTCTTAAAAGCCTTTCTACTTGGATTAGCTGCCCCGTTTCTCAACCGGCTGCCGGCACACTCGCAGCAAAGCCAAGACTTCGCCAACAAGGATACAGCAACCACGACACCGGCAGCCAATCCCACCGCAGCAGAAAACCAAAAAGATGGCACAAAGGATTGGCAACTAACCAACCCAGCGAGAAAGCGAGAAATTGAAGGTTACGCCTCTCTCACCAGTGTTAATCGCGGCTCACAAATTAAGCTATTTGTCAATACAAAAGAACCAAATTATACGATTGAGATTTTTCGTATGGGTTGGTATGAAGGTGCCGGCGCACGTCGCATGAGTGATCCGATTACTCAAACAGGAATTAGACAGCCGCTACCAATTGAAGATAAAGCCTCTGGATTGATAGAATGCAACTGGAACGAGCCTTATATTCTGGAAATTCCTAATAACCCAAATGACCCAACAGATTGGGCAAGTGGAGTTTATTTAGCTAAACTAACTGCCGACAAAAGCGGCAAACAAAGTTACATTATTTTTGTTGTGCGCGATGACAAACGCAAGTCCGATATTCTTTTTCAATCGAGCGTGACAACCTTTCAAGCTTATAACAATTGGGGCGGCAAATCTCTTTACCGATGGAACAGTAAAAGTAAACAAGCTTATAAAGTATCATTTAACCGGCCTTATGCGGTTAGCCCGAACCCTGCTGCTGCTTATGGTGTCGGTGCCGGCGAATTTTTAACTAACATTCAACCCTACAGAAGAGTCTCCAGTGCCGGTTGGGAATACAACATGGTGCGCTGGCTAGAACGAGAAGGCTATGATGTTACCTATGCCACCAATATTGATACCCACTTCAATTCTCGTTTGCTGCCGGCACACAAAGTTTTTCTTTCCGTTGGGCATGATGAATACTGGTCGTGGGAAATGCGGCAAAATGTAGAATCTGCACGGGATAAAGGTGTTAGCTTAGGATTTTTTTCATCAAACACTTGTTTCTGGCAAATTCGATTTGAACCCAGCCGAATTACCCGCGATTTAAACCGTACCATTGTTGGCTATAAAGAAATGATTGCGAAAGATCCCTTTATCCGAAATGGAGACCCAAAAACAAATGTCCGGGCAACAACTTTATGGCGATATCAACCCGTAAATCGCCCCGAAGACGCCTTCATTGGCGTTATGTATGAAACCTTTCAAGTCGATGCCGATCTTGTGATAGATAATGCCCCAGAGTGGCTGCTTGCCGGCACCAATTTAAATAAGGGAGATCGCTTACCGGGACTTCTCGGTTACGAAGTGGATCGGATGTTTGGCAATGCGCCGAAAAATACAATTCGTCTTTGCCACTCGCCCTATTCTCATGAAAATGGAACCCGCTATGCTGATATGACGGCTTATACAACTGATAGCGGTGCCCTTGTTTTTGCCACCGGCTCTATGCAGTGGAGTTGGGGATTAGACGACTATAACGCACCTGATTTGCGTTCATCCCGTCTCACCCCCGCAGCCGAGCAAATGACCCGCAATGTTTTGGCACAAATGCAAGTGAAAACTCAAACATGA
- a CDS encoding XisH family protein, producing MSRRDNLHLSLRRTLEKDGWTITDDPLILVLEQTLLKADLGAEKFFAAQKEGRKIAVEIKDFDSPSVINELEKTMGQLQLYQWALENQEPERQLFLAISYVIYIRHFQKPIFQLAVQRNRINLLVYNPEGEAIVEWIAH from the coding sequence ATGTCTAGACGTGATAATTTACATTTATCCCTGCGCCGCACGCTGGAAAAAGACGGATGGACGATTACGGATGACCCGTTAATCTTAGTGTTAGAACAAACGCTATTGAAAGCTGATTTAGGAGCCGAAAAGTTTTTCGCAGCCCAAAAAGAAGGACGGAAAATTGCTGTAGAAATCAAAGACTTCGATTCCCCTTCAGTCATTAATGAACTAGAGAAAACGATGGGACAGCTTCAGCTTTACCAATGGGCTTTGGAGAACCAAGAACCCGAAAGGCAGTTATTTCTAGCAATTAGTTACGTCATATATATTCGACACTTCCAAAAACCAATTTTTCAGTTAGCCGTCCAGCGGAATAGAATTAACTTATTAGTTTATAACCCAGAGGGGGAGGCTATTGTTGAATGGATAGCTCACTAA
- a CDS encoding element excision factor XisI family protein — translation MDSSLSYADILKKTLQEATLAQPRLQAIQLYPVCDTDAGHFLILATGWDKQRWIDTILFHARLVDCQVIIEEDNFEEGLTSALIAAGVPAEHIVTSLDYQSGASSVVFQPA, via the coding sequence ATGGATAGCTCACTAAGCTATGCAGATATCCTGAAAAAAACCTTGCAAGAGGCAACTCTCGCCCAACCTCGCTTACAAGCGATTCAGCTTTATCCTGTCTGCGATACCGATGCCGGTCACTTCTTAATTTTGGCTACAGGCTGGGATAAGCAACGCTGGATCGACACTATTCTGTTTCACGCTCGCTTGGTCGATTGCCAAGTCATCATTGAGGAAGATAACTTCGAGGAAGGGTTAACCTCTGCACTGATTGCCGCCGGTGTCCCAGCAGAGCATATTGTGACTAGCCTTGATTATCAAAGTGGTGCTAGCTCCGTCGTGTTTCAGCCGGCGTGA